One genomic region from Dermacentor variabilis isolate Ectoservices chromosome 6, ASM5094787v1, whole genome shotgun sequence encodes:
- the LOC142585156 gene encoding uncharacterized protein LOC142585156, with protein MYATRQAAVMNVFYAIALLSAASLADALGAITSIDSSLNDISTSGRGTLQGGSFISDAPVDTVVRSEANGVPMGGGLVGGLLFGSFGAHPVRTHTMTRVGPNGLGGVTRTTHTTSVVGGAGVPGHPAGLPGATLRRTETTFASTLGPQRSGSFLYTWGGPIGAPSSGFTTATAFHGNWLPNGGFRGYGFNGGYPTGGFNYFFNSYYPGVGYGYAGHQNGGYGSGYGLGSSNYYMYPGFSGYAYGG; from the coding sequence CTTCGCTGGCGGACGCACTTGGGGCCATAACGAGCATCGACAGTTCCCTCAATGACATATCTACTTCGGGTCGTGGCACACTTCAGGGCGGCAGTTTCATCAGCGACGCTCCCGTGGACACCGTTGTGCGCAGCGAGGCGAATGGCGTCCCAATGGGCGGAGGTTTGGTGGGCGGACTTCTCTTCGGTAGTTTTGGGGCACACCCCGTGCGCACGCACACGATGACCCGAGTAGGCCCTAACGGACTTGGAGGAGTCACCCGTACCACCCATACAACTTCCGTCGTCGGCGGGGCTGGCGTTCCTGGTCATCCGGCTGGACTCCCCGGTGCCACACTGCGGCGAACAGAGACAACCTTCGCGTCGACGCTGGGTCCACAGCGCAGTGGAAGCTTCTTATATACTTGGGGAGGCCCTATCGGGGCCCCCAGCTCGGGTTTCACCACTGCTACTGCTTTCCACGGCAACTGGCTACCGAACGGTGGATTTAGGGGCTATGGCTTCAATGGTGGCTACCCTACCGGCGGTTTCAACTATTTCTTTAATAGTTACTACCCCGGTGTTGGCTACGGCTACGCGGGACACCAGAATGGCGGCTACGGCTCTGGTTACGGACTCGGAAGCAGCAACTACTACATGTATCCGGGGTTCAGCGGCTACGCGTACGGAG